The proteins below are encoded in one region of Sphingobacterium sp. R2:
- a CDS encoding RNA polymerase sigma factor codes for MPIENNNALDFKAFFLLYKDKVYKYAYLHLKEESAAADLVQEAFSRIWKKWAELDENKNPQSYLYTIARNLVFDELRKQKIRFQFQAADIDQTKLVDNSNEEAIRFKDLERVYREAISKLPKSRLEIFLLSKEEFLDNQEIADRLGISVNTVRDQLVKGNKFVRQYILDHFEISIALLIFLKIF; via the coding sequence ATGCCTATTGAAAATAATAATGCCCTGGATTTTAAAGCGTTCTTTTTACTTTATAAGGATAAAGTGTATAAATATGCTTATTTACACCTGAAAGAAGAATCAGCTGCCGCAGATTTAGTCCAGGAAGCATTCTCCCGAATTTGGAAAAAATGGGCGGAATTAGATGAAAATAAAAATCCGCAGTCTTATCTCTATACGATTGCGCGGAACCTTGTGTTTGACGAGTTGCGGAAACAAAAGATCAGATTCCAATTTCAGGCTGCAGATATCGATCAGACCAAATTGGTAGACAATTCGAATGAGGAAGCTATTCGGTTTAAAGATTTGGAACGAGTTTATCGTGAGGCCATTTCAAAACTCCCAAAATCGCGACTCGAAATCTTTTTGTTGAGTAAAGAGGAGTTTTTGGATAATCAGGAAATTGCGGATAGGCTTGGGATTTCCGTTAATACCGTCCGCGATCAATTGGTTAAAGGCAACAAGTTTGTTCGGCAATATATTCTCGATCATTTTGAGATTTCAATAGCCCTATTGATTTTTTTAAAAATTTTTTAG
- a CDS encoding DUF3843 family protein — protein sequence MRGNRIFIQDWIAHHTYQKTNEIDSYYLRVANEINDSLSTLWFEEQETNDLIHTDALKTLSIYLTCYLEDVIAKTGIFSAFRTIHKELYNQLLPFYTDDALTDYYTEDINSEDIAVLTWLFFSERNPHLFIDPRGRLIQLITDLAYSILEEHYEVAPENEKLKLEYVLDEGASYFEVRNFIEKLVATNYLTAGEYNTNLNHLMQVAEIGRYQHDQNQLQQMIYRVRDNHFNNYRLHLFALKASEFVAEVVGKEHALYRIVKALGNRINSFFEYVKTDELYVHVKHIGTKTPFKIFKDSIQQFVEPTETLSFYMEIVPWKDAWNLSGIMTVVNPNEVNFDLPEQYEMTYRIEALNGKDKSLKKTEKQLKDMGKLFQAEHKAAVAFMEGKEVKEFATDFFKKYQQKYPSKEESPLPESNLDLTEDAKVTVFFNPKTGLEVFGGIEEFFPLDNNNFVEKDNQNEVPFARYFLNLLVEDFFPSELPKYYINLFKAEVDKQFFFPVDNEVLDFFLRFYKRGTYFLGPFPLLK from the coding sequence ATGAGAGGAAATAGAATTTTTATTCAAGATTGGATTGCACACCATACTTATCAAAAAACAAACGAAATAGATAGTTATTACTTACGTGTTGCAAATGAAATCAACGATAGTTTATCTACGCTTTGGTTTGAAGAGCAAGAAACGAATGATCTTATCCATACAGATGCTTTGAAAACATTGAGTATCTATTTGACCTGTTACTTAGAAGATGTTATCGCAAAAACAGGAATATTTTCTGCCTTTAGAACAATCCATAAGGAACTGTACAATCAACTTCTACCTTTCTATACGGATGATGCCTTGACAGATTATTACACCGAAGATATTAATAGCGAAGATATTGCTGTATTGACTTGGTTGTTTTTCAGCGAACGTAATCCACATCTCTTTATCGATCCCCGTGGACGTTTGATTCAGTTGATTACAGATTTAGCCTATTCAATTCTGGAAGAGCATTATGAGGTTGCGCCTGAAAATGAGAAGTTAAAGTTAGAATATGTTTTGGATGAAGGTGCGAGTTATTTTGAAGTCCGCAATTTTATAGAAAAACTCGTTGCTACAAATTATCTGACGGCGGGCGAATATAATACCAATCTAAATCATTTGATGCAGGTTGCTGAAATTGGACGATATCAACACGATCAAAATCAATTACAACAAATGATCTATCGTGTGCGAGACAACCACTTCAATAATTATAGACTGCATTTGTTTGCATTGAAAGCTTCTGAATTTGTCGCTGAGGTGGTAGGAAAGGAACATGCGCTATACCGTATTGTCAAAGCGCTAGGTAACCGCATCAATAGCTTTTTCGAATATGTAAAGACAGACGAGCTGTATGTGCATGTAAAGCATATCGGTACAAAAACTCCGTTTAAAATCTTTAAGGACTCCATACAGCAATTTGTTGAACCGACAGAAACCTTATCTTTCTATATGGAAATTGTGCCATGGAAAGACGCGTGGAACTTGTCAGGAATCATGACCGTTGTTAACCCCAACGAAGTAAATTTTGATTTACCTGAGCAGTATGAGATGACGTATCGTATTGAGGCTTTGAATGGAAAGGATAAGAGCTTAAAGAAAACTGAAAAGCAGCTGAAAGATATGGGCAAATTATTCCAAGCAGAACATAAGGCAGCAGTTGCGTTTATGGAAGGAAAAGAAGTAAAAGAATTTGCAACTGATTTTTTTAAGAAATATCAGCAAAAATATCCCAGTAAAGAAGAATCACCGCTTCCTGAATCAAATCTAGATCTTACGGAGGATGCTAAAGTCACTGTTTTCTTTAATCCTAAAACTGGTTTGGAAGTATTCGGCGGCATAGAAGAATTTTTTCCATTGGATAATAACAATTTTGTGGAGAAAGACAATCAAAATGAAGTGCCTTTCGCTCGGTATTTTTTGAATCTTTTGGTTGAAGATTTCTTTCCAAGCGAGTTGCCTAAGTATTATATTAATTTATTCAAGGCTGAAGTGGATAAGCAGTTCTTTTTCCCTGTGGACAATGAAGTACTTGATTTCTTCCTCCGTTTCTATAAACGCGGGACTTACTTCTTAGGGCCATTTCCGTTGCTAAAATAG
- a CDS encoding tyrosine-protein phosphatase, translated as MGIFSKLFGKKTQDSKVKVVGKLAFLEVDMHNHILPGIDDGSQSIEQSLTLLKGLGRMGFEKYVCTPHIMDGVHPNSIRTIEAAKDELLAGMKGLPNMPEIHSAAEHMIDDGIANLIQSNELCVMPGGYVLIEMSYLQESKALFQTILDIQNLGYQPILAHPERYNYYHYNFNMYKQIKDAGCMLQLNLLSISRYYGVEVKSTALTMIKSGMYDFVGTDVHHERHLAALEDVVAKYPVRDLLKTCTILNPTLQDHFGSSKNVIATG; from the coding sequence ATGGGGATATTTTCAAAACTGTTTGGGAAAAAAACTCAAGATTCAAAAGTAAAGGTAGTGGGAAAATTGGCCTTCTTGGAAGTGGATATGCACAACCATATTCTGCCTGGAATAGACGATGGAAGTCAATCTATTGAGCAATCCTTGACTTTGTTGAAAGGACTTGGAAGGATGGGCTTTGAGAAATATGTCTGTACACCGCATATTATGGATGGTGTACATCCAAATTCAATTCGTACGATTGAAGCGGCTAAGGATGAACTTTTAGCTGGTATGAAGGGGCTTCCCAATATGCCAGAAATCCATTCTGCTGCAGAGCATATGATTGATGACGGTATTGCAAATCTCATCCAATCGAATGAGTTATGTGTGATGCCAGGTGGTTATGTATTGATTGAGATGTCTTATTTACAAGAATCCAAAGCGCTATTTCAAACGATATTGGATATACAAAATCTAGGTTATCAACCTATATTGGCACATCCAGAGCGTTATAATTACTATCATTACAATTTCAACATGTATAAGCAAATCAAGGATGCAGGTTGTATGTTGCAGTTGAACTTACTCTCGATTAGTCGTTATTATGGTGTTGAAGTGAAATCTACAGCCTTGACTATGATTAAATCTGGGATGTACGATTTTGTAGGAACAGATGTACATCACGAACGTCATTTGGCGGCTCTGGAAGATGTTGTGGCCAAATATCCGGTACGTGATTTATTGAAAACATGCACTATCTTAAATCCCACGTTGCAAGATCATTTTGGTAGTAGTAAGAATGTGATTGCTACAGGGTAG
- a CDS encoding IS1182 family transposase — translation MSSQRPTFKPYYQDQIMAIPPTLDELVSKGHPVRIVNDVINRINIQGLLDAYKIKGCSSYHPQMLLKVLVFGYVSNVYSSRKLETACRENINFMWLSGMSYPDHNTINRFRGVRLKEALRSVFEEVVKLLAEEGLLSIEDVYTDGTKIEANANRYTFVWKKAIHTNKEKMKAALKDIWDYAQSIAKSEDNLPDPPDLTTIDSEKVRATVDKLNRVLSDKPSVNKKMKAKLRYVTKNYPEKIVQYEEQEATLGDRNSYSKTDPDATFMRMKEDHMKNGQLRPGYNIQISTSNQYIVNYTIHSNPTDTRTLSGHLQQHEDSFGKTPGTLTADAGYGSEENYALLAAKNIESYVKYGMFDKGQKKSCGDKKPFSVDKLHYNPSQDCYICPMGQEMHCIGTFSQKTSAGFRQEIKKYQAKNCTNCPLNGACHKSQGNRIIGVNKQLEIYRNRAYQLLNSDVGVAKRKQRCCDVEPVFANIKQNHGFRRFMLRGKEKVSIEWGLLAIAQNLRKKAA, via the coding sequence ATGTCATCTCAAAGACCTACTTTTAAGCCTTACTATCAGGATCAGATTATGGCAATTCCCCCAACTTTGGACGAATTGGTCTCCAAAGGACATCCGGTACGTATTGTTAACGATGTGATCAACCGTATCAACATACAGGGTCTTTTGGATGCCTACAAGATAAAAGGCTGTTCCAGTTATCATCCGCAAATGCTGTTGAAGGTTCTGGTGTTTGGCTATGTAAGCAATGTCTACAGCAGTCGGAAACTGGAAACAGCCTGCCGGGAGAATATCAACTTCATGTGGCTGAGCGGCATGAGCTATCCCGATCACAATACCATCAACAGATTTCGTGGTGTCCGCTTAAAAGAAGCACTTCGCAGTGTATTTGAAGAAGTTGTTAAGCTCCTGGCCGAAGAAGGGTTGTTAAGCATAGAAGATGTCTACACCGATGGCACCAAGATAGAGGCTAATGCAAACAGATACACTTTCGTTTGGAAGAAAGCTATCCATACCAATAAGGAAAAGATGAAAGCTGCCTTAAAAGATATATGGGACTACGCCCAAAGTATTGCCAAGTCGGAGGACAACCTCCCGGATCCTCCCGATCTGACGACAATTGACAGCGAAAAAGTCCGGGCTACGGTCGATAAGCTGAACAGAGTCTTATCCGACAAACCTTCGGTAAATAAAAAGATGAAGGCAAAGTTGCGTTATGTAACCAAAAACTATCCAGAGAAGATCGTACAATATGAAGAGCAGGAAGCTACTCTGGGAGACAGAAACAGTTATAGCAAAACAGATCCCGATGCCACCTTTATGCGGATGAAAGAGGATCATATGAAAAATGGCCAGCTCAGACCAGGATATAATATCCAGATATCCACGTCCAATCAATACATCGTCAATTACACCATACATTCCAATCCCACAGATACCAGAACATTATCCGGTCATTTGCAACAACATGAGGACAGCTTTGGAAAAACACCGGGAACCCTTACCGCGGATGCCGGTTATGGCAGTGAAGAAAACTATGCATTACTGGCAGCAAAAAATATTGAGAGCTATGTGAAATATGGTATGTTTGACAAAGGACAGAAAAAGAGCTGTGGGGATAAGAAACCATTTTCTGTAGATAAATTACATTATAATCCTTCACAAGATTGCTATATCTGTCCAATGGGACAGGAAATGCATTGTATAGGTACATTTAGCCAAAAGACCTCCGCAGGCTTCCGGCAGGAAATCAAAAAGTATCAGGCAAAAAACTGCACAAACTGCCCGTTGAATGGCGCCTGTCACAAATCACAGGGAAATAGGATCATCGGGGTGAATAAGCAACTTGAGATTTACAGGAACAGGGCATACCAATTGCTCAACAGCGATGTAGGTGTAGCTAAACGAAAACAGAGGTGTTGTGACGTCGAACCTGTCTTTGCAAACATTAAACAGAACCATGGGTTCCGAAGATTTATGCTCCGGGGTAAAGAAAAAGTGTCCATAGAATGGGGATTATTGGCAATAGCACAAAATCTAAGAAAAAAAGCAGCCTAA
- a CDS encoding SusC/RagA family TonB-linked outer membrane protein: MKRTNYYLKLMGSALLFQSLALHTMASQFSTSEGIGKILTRMEQKFNVKFGYDASISNQKINEAADLDKLKKEQIVQFIQTISDGNLKVKKIDEKLYVISRKTGNETKVKNDKPVSNFAKEIRGKVVDQETGQPIAGVTVRVKGSAQVTTTDQQGTFRFVNVADDAILLISYIGYQTSEVSASNADVIKLGKSSEELGEVVVTALGIKREQKALGYATQSIKGDDLTRVKGVDVGTTLTGRISGVRVLNSTEFNSTPQIQVRGLTPILVIDGVAYENLTLRDVPVDNIEDMNVLKGATATALYGSMGAGGAIMITTKKGLAEKGTEISVNSNNMFFSGYLALPEVQHGYSSGEGGKFNNDDYVWGDKLDIGRTAKQWNPQTKQLEEMELLSRGKDNFKNFLEPGFISNNSVSFTNQGEHGSIRTSINHIYNKGQYPNQKLNMTNMSVAGQTKISEKVDIETRLAYNRRSATSNFGAGYNDQGYIYNILVWTGPEYNLQDYKDYWLIKDQSQNWMYKAWYDNPYLTAYEKVTPELVNKMNAALTLNYKVSDWGKLMVRTGYDYYGQRREQRNPMGIYGTRGGYSGFDSKGKYWMQNQDGFSTTNDVIFTAKKKVGDFGFDGLLGGALFYRRDNAVTATTVNGLSIPGFYSLRNSIDPVSTVESKTKEMVNSTYGRLSVSWRNAVFVEATGRNDWSSALSKEQRSYFYPSVSSSIVISDLIGNKPAWLDMFKIRGSWAVTKTVPSPYEINQAFTISNNVWDGLPTASYPNSIKDYSISPTQRDLTEFGFDFGLWKNRFYGNYTRYYRLLHNVTTYATISGSSGFTSRLINTQEEKMTKGHEITLGTAAIKKENFQWDVILNMSQNLEFFHKLDPVYSADALYVKKGARTDYITVKDWERSPDGQIVNNASGMPISAKYAAQLYGYTAPKWFGGLTNQFRYKDFSLSLSVDGRIKGMSYSGMNARLWQTGAHPDSDNPYRYEEVVNGNKTFVAPGVKIVSGGVTYDKYGQIAEDTRVFADNDKVVSYETYWKSAYSGRRNYWDETFIKLRELSLNYRVPERLASKFKAKRASVGVTGQNLLLWTKEYRFSDPDVGSEDLNSPSMRYIGFNLNVTF; this comes from the coding sequence ATGAAAAGAACCAATTACTATTTAAAACTTATGGGAAGTGCGCTGCTCTTTCAGTCGCTCGCACTTCATACCATGGCCTCACAATTTTCTACCAGTGAAGGAATCGGGAAAATCCTCACGCGAATGGAACAGAAATTCAACGTCAAATTTGGTTATGATGCTTCGATCTCGAACCAAAAGATCAATGAAGCCGCTGACCTTGATAAATTGAAAAAGGAGCAAATCGTTCAATTTATCCAGACAATTTCAGACGGAAATCTTAAAGTCAAAAAAATTGATGAGAAGCTTTATGTGATCTCGAGAAAAACCGGAAACGAGACTAAGGTTAAAAACGACAAGCCCGTTTCTAACTTTGCCAAAGAGATCCGAGGTAAGGTTGTCGACCAAGAAACGGGGCAGCCTATTGCCGGAGTCACGGTACGTGTCAAAGGCAGTGCACAAGTAACAACGACCGATCAGCAAGGCACTTTTCGATTTGTCAATGTGGCAGACGATGCTATTTTATTGATCTCCTATATTGGTTATCAAACAAGTGAAGTATCCGCTTCAAATGCCGATGTTATTAAGTTAGGCAAATCTTCCGAAGAGCTTGGTGAAGTTGTTGTAACGGCACTGGGTATAAAGAGAGAACAAAAAGCACTGGGATATGCAACGCAAAGCATTAAAGGTGATGATCTGACGCGTGTAAAGGGGGTTGATGTAGGAACCACATTGACCGGACGTATTTCGGGTGTCCGTGTTTTGAACAGTACGGAGTTTAACAGTACACCCCAAATCCAAGTAAGGGGACTAACGCCTATTTTGGTGATCGATGGTGTCGCCTATGAAAATCTTACCCTACGTGATGTGCCGGTAGATAATATCGAAGATATGAACGTGCTGAAAGGTGCAACCGCAACGGCCTTGTACGGTAGCATGGGGGCTGGTGGCGCCATTATGATTACGACAAAAAAGGGACTTGCGGAAAAAGGAACGGAGATCTCCGTCAATAGCAATAACATGTTTTTTTCGGGTTATCTAGCTTTGCCCGAGGTACAACATGGGTATTCTTCAGGTGAGGGGGGGAAGTTTAATAATGATGATTATGTGTGGGGAGATAAACTGGATATTGGGCGTACAGCCAAACAATGGAACCCACAGACAAAACAACTGGAAGAGATGGAGTTGCTTTCCCGAGGCAAGGACAATTTTAAGAATTTCCTTGAGCCGGGATTTATATCCAATAATTCCGTCAGTTTTACCAATCAGGGGGAACACGGAAGTATTAGAACATCGATCAATCATATCTATAACAAAGGGCAATATCCAAACCAAAAGCTGAATATGACAAATATGTCTGTTGCTGGGCAGACTAAGATCAGCGAAAAAGTCGATATAGAAACGCGGCTTGCCTATAACCGTCGTTCAGCAACAAGTAATTTTGGCGCAGGATATAATGATCAGGGATACATTTATAATATTCTCGTGTGGACTGGGCCTGAATATAATTTGCAGGATTACAAAGATTATTGGTTGATTAAAGATCAATCTCAAAATTGGATGTATAAAGCTTGGTATGATAATCCCTATTTAACGGCCTATGAGAAAGTTACCCCTGAGCTGGTTAATAAGATGAACGCTGCCTTGACCTTAAATTATAAGGTTTCTGATTGGGGAAAACTTATGGTACGTACAGGATATGATTATTATGGACAAAGACGAGAGCAACGCAATCCAATGGGGATTTATGGTACGAGGGGCGGATATTCCGGCTTTGACAGTAAAGGAAAGTATTGGATGCAAAATCAAGATGGTTTTAGTACAACAAATGACGTAATCTTTACAGCGAAAAAGAAAGTTGGTGATTTTGGCTTCGACGGATTATTGGGCGGTGCTCTTTTTTATCGACGTGACAATGCCGTTACAGCTACGACAGTCAATGGGTTATCGATTCCAGGATTTTACTCACTTCGAAACTCAATTGATCCAGTGTCGACTGTTGAAAGTAAAACAAAAGAAATGGTCAACAGCACCTATGGACGCCTTTCTGTCTCCTGGCGTAATGCTGTGTTTGTAGAAGCGACAGGACGTAACGATTGGTCTTCGGCTTTATCTAAAGAACAACGTTCCTATTTTTATCCTTCAGTTTCAAGTAGTATAGTCATAAGTGATCTTATAGGGAATAAGCCGGCTTGGTTGGATATGTTTAAAATCCGTGGATCTTGGGCCGTTACGAAGACAGTACCTTCTCCATATGAAATAAACCAGGCCTTTACAATTAGCAATAATGTGTGGGATGGATTACCAACCGCTTCTTATCCGAATTCAATTAAGGATTACTCCATCTCACCTACGCAGCGCGATTTGACGGAGTTCGGTTTTGATTTTGGATTATGGAAAAATCGATTCTATGGTAATTACACCCGCTATTATCGTTTATTACATAATGTAACAACTTATGCAACCATATCGGGTTCATCAGGCTTTACTTCGCGGTTAATTAATACGCAAGAGGAGAAAATGACCAAAGGTCATGAAATTACATTGGGTACAGCTGCTATCAAAAAGGAGAATTTCCAATGGGATGTTATTTTAAATATGTCACAAAACCTGGAATTCTTCCACAAGCTTGATCCCGTTTATTCTGCAGATGCATTATACGTTAAAAAGGGAGCTAGGACGGATTATATTACCGTAAAGGATTGGGAACGATCACCTGACGGTCAGATTGTTAATAACGCCTCGGGAATGCCAATATCTGCAAAATATGCTGCTCAGTTGTATGGTTATACTGCACCAAAATGGTTCGGTGGATTGACAAATCAATTTCGTTACAAAGACTTCTCGCTTTCTTTGAGTGTTGACGGTCGAATAAAAGGAATGTCTTATTCAGGTATGAACGCCCGTTTATGGCAGACTGGTGCACATCCTGATTCAGACAATCCATATCGTTACGAAGAGGTTGTTAATGGTAATAAAACGTTTGTTGCACCTGGTGTGAAGATCGTTTCAGGAGGGGTTACGTATGATAAATACGGACAAATTGCAGAAGATACGCGTGTTTTTGCAGATAATGATAAAGTAGTTTCTTATGAGACCTATTGGAAATCTGCGTATTCTGGAAGACGTAATTATTGGGATGAGACATTTATTAAACTTCGCGAGCTATCGCTCAATTATCGCGTCCCTGAGAGATTAGCATCTAAATTTAAAGCTAAGCGTGCCAGTGTCGGTGTTACTGGGCAGAATTTGCTTCTTTGGACAAAAGAATACCGTTTTTCTGATCCAGATGTTGGTTCAGAAGATTTGAACTCGCCATCTATGCGTTACATAGGTTTTAATTTAAATGTAACTTTCTAA
- a CDS encoding FecR family protein, whose amino-acid sequence MMNSKIAALYKKFLKGELSPEENAIFLDLLTSCDRDELPDVEEVVSLDNRDCELNKTASEDIFFTITGTSLTPRLIPIWKRRWSVISAAACLLLIGLASLFQFEFKGQQEINKVSEIVHYSNPTKFVKQLVLPDGTHVSLRQGAHIKLLSDFDTDSLRRIKLSGEAFFEVAKNAKQPFVIASSGDFDVRVLGTAFNLNCSEGRSSLVLNHGKVRVSRDGQYSVVSPGEKVAYDVRQRQFDVAKADTSTASNWKSDLLSFNQVPLAQIVADLNNLYPDSHLELIDSFRTESYTGYLPASDLEKSLKMLNTAFNQTIIHKK is encoded by the coding sequence ATGATGAATTCCAAAATTGCTGCTTTATACAAAAAATTCCTTAAGGGAGAACTTAGTCCCGAGGAAAACGCTATATTTCTTGATTTATTGACTTCTTGTGATCGGGATGAACTTCCAGATGTCGAGGAAGTCGTTTCGCTCGATAATCGCGATTGTGAGCTAAATAAAACGGCTTCAGAGGATATCTTCTTTACGATTACAGGTACGTCATTGACTCCGCGCTTAATACCTATTTGGAAAAGACGCTGGTCTGTCATTTCCGCCGCTGCCTGTTTACTGTTGATCGGTCTTGCCAGCCTCTTCCAATTTGAATTTAAGGGCCAACAGGAGATTAATAAAGTTTCTGAAATTGTTCATTATTCCAATCCGACAAAATTTGTTAAGCAACTTGTATTGCCCGATGGTACACATGTTTCTCTTCGGCAAGGTGCACATATTAAATTGTTGTCAGATTTTGATACAGACAGTTTACGTCGGATCAAGCTTTCGGGGGAAGCTTTTTTTGAGGTAGCTAAGAATGCTAAACAACCTTTTGTAATCGCCAGTTCCGGCGACTTTGATGTTCGCGTATTAGGCACCGCATTTAATTTAAATTGTTCTGAAGGAAGGAGCAGTCTCGTGTTGAATCATGGTAAAGTACGCGTTTCGCGCGATGGTCAATATTCTGTTGTTAGTCCCGGTGAGAAAGTCGCCTATGATGTGCGACAAAGACAATTTGATGTAGCCAAAGCGGATACAAGCACCGCATCGAACTGGAAAAGTGATCTCTTGTCATTTAATCAAGTTCCACTCGCGCAGATTGTAGCCGATCTAAATAATCTTTATCCCGATAGTCATCTCGAGTTAATCGATTCTTTCCGGACTGAAAGTTATACCGGTTATCTACCGGCTAGCGATTTGGAAAAGTCTCTTAAGATGCTCAATACTGCATTTAATCAAACAATTATCCATAAAAAGTAA
- a CDS encoding DUF4836 family protein, translating into MKSKIILVAFACLSFGASVKAQDLIKQVPEDVEVIAAFNLKDIVQKANANKLNELLQKAGFFEKAGISANNDIKNLGVDLSKPAYFYTRKTDSISFTEFLFSLNNKGQFEQLLHAAGEPKAFSNGYSSVSLKAGSMLVYNDHIARFISATANPTFWDTDSIANRYGIKKVEYIARPADDEDAWADTTTVATDSAAVVWDEVVKLPEQVSPPVAINVEPDTVELAAAEIQPPVVDIVGSEEVEMHDPSYYDSLYTAYEDQNRKNDSIRSGLLEKWLLNETTRLLVGNYKSLSSADQEKVQKNMGLIRLYVPRVEDLYRSLTPYTSLPYYYMGIKLDKFKTGYQDGILDLAQDGSVLKLKGSVGLDKGLAEMFRRMYAKKPNSKFSKYLTEKTLGFFNVNINSEAYLKEMPAYMAQYYGGLLGPRQDVLEWGMMALEIALDEKAIAQVMPGDHLVVVNGLRKFKKDYIDYTYDDDYNATEVKKTKEETLPVFIWMFTSKDQRLIKKGLEMAVSKHVGQVHDGIYAFSTKKNVDVPMYVLLKEDLVMVSNDSLSLNDIRQNKMSGPTNKDFVKLMKQNKMSAAMDLKKLPEMLKEMGVSPGKQWEEMLTQLNQYGSTAITSKGIVGSRAEVEMSTRLPQTGDGAISYLMDQIITELNKK; encoded by the coding sequence ATGAAATCAAAAATTATATTAGTTGCATTCGCCTGTTTGTCTTTCGGGGCAAGCGTTAAGGCGCAGGACCTAATCAAACAGGTCCCCGAAGATGTGGAAGTCATTGCTGCTTTCAACCTGAAAGATATTGTACAGAAAGCAAATGCGAACAAACTCAATGAGCTGCTTCAAAAAGCGGGTTTTTTTGAAAAGGCTGGTATTTCTGCGAACAATGATATCAAAAATTTGGGCGTTGATCTTTCTAAGCCTGCTTATTTTTATACCAGGAAAACGGATAGTATTAGTTTTACGGAATTCTTATTTTCTTTGAACAATAAGGGGCAATTTGAACAACTTCTCCATGCGGCTGGTGAACCAAAGGCATTTTCTAATGGCTATAGTAGCGTCAGTCTCAAAGCGGGGAGCATGTTGGTGTATAACGATCATATTGCTCGATTTATTTCGGCAACAGCAAATCCAACTTTTTGGGATACTGATTCCATCGCTAACCGGTATGGTATTAAGAAGGTAGAGTATATTGCACGGCCGGCCGATGACGAGGACGCCTGGGCAGATACTACAACGGTGGCAACGGATTCAGCGGCTGTCGTTTGGGATGAGGTTGTAAAGCTTCCTGAGCAGGTATCGCCTCCTGTTGCTATCAATGTAGAACCGGATACCGTTGAGTTAGCTGCTGCAGAAATTCAGCCGCCGGTAGTGGATATTGTCGGGAGTGAGGAAGTTGAAATGCATGACCCGAGTTACTATGATTCACTTTATACAGCATATGAAGATCAAAATCGAAAAAATGATTCTATCCGCAGTGGTTTACTTGAAAAGTGGTTGTTGAACGAAACTACCCGGCTGCTGGTAGGGAATTATAAGTCCTTATCAAGTGCTGATCAGGAGAAAGTTCAGAAAAATATGGGACTTATTCGCTTGTATGTTCCCCGTGTAGAGGATCTTTATCGTAGCCTTACTCCGTATACCTCACTTCCTTATTATTACATGGGAATTAAGCTGGATAAGTTCAAGACCGGCTATCAAGATGGTATATTGGATTTAGCGCAAGATGGAAGTGTGCTGAAATTAAAAGGTTCTGTTGGATTGGATAAAGGGCTTGCTGAGATGTTCAGAAGAATGTATGCTAAAAAGCCAAATTCTAAGTTTAGTAAATATTTGACTGAAAAGACTTTAGGTTTCTTTAATGTAAATATTAATTCGGAAGCTTATCTGAAAGAGATGCCAGCCTATATGGCGCAGTATTATGGCGGTTTGCTGGGGCCGCGACAAGATGTTTTAGAATGGGGGATGATGGCGCTCGAAATTGCGCTAGATGAAAAAGCAATTGCTCAAGTAATGCCTGGCGACCATCTTGTAGTGGTTAACGGTCTTCGTAAATTCAAGAAAGACTACATCGATTATACTTATGACGATGATTACAATGCAACTGAAGTGAAAAAGACCAAAGAAGAAACACTTCCAGTATTTATTTGGATGTTTACATCAAAGGATCAGCGTTTGATCAAAAAAGGCTTAGAAATGGCTGTTTCAAAGCATGTTGGCCAAGTCCATGATGGTATTTATGCATTTTCAACCAAGAAAAATGTGGATGTTCCAATGTATGTTCTTCTAAAGGAGGATTTGGTGATGGTCAGTAATGATTCACTGTCTTTAAATGACATCCGTCAAAATAAGATGAGCGGTCCAACAAACAAAGATTTCGTCAAGCTGATGAAGCAAAATAAGATGTCGGCGGCGATGGATTTAAAAAAGCTGCCTGAAATGTTAAAGGAAATGGGTGTTTCACCAGGAAAACAATGGGAAGAGATGTTGACACAACTCAATCAGTATGGCAGTACTGCAATTACTTCCAAAGGAATCGTAGGCAGCCGCGCTGAAGTTGAAATGTCTACCCGGCTACCTCAAACAGGCGATGGAGCAATCAGTTATTTAATGGATCAGATTATTACAGAATTAAATAAAAAGTAA